One window of Mucilaginibacter inviolabilis genomic DNA carries:
- a CDS encoding DapH/DapD/GlmU-related protein: MPDKDSTRMIYNRTPESAAMSANVKRAMAITAKLNQLTFNDADEIRALFSELIGKKVDDSFLLIPPFYTAGGDEICVGHNVFINQNCTLYDLGGLCIGDDVMIGPNVSIITTGHSLEPSQRRKVTIGKPIVIERNVWIAAGAIIIGGVTIGENSVVAAGAVVTRNVPPNTLVGGNPARVIRSIGDE, from the coding sequence ATGCCGGATAAGGACAGTACCAGGATGATTTACAACAGGACGCCGGAATCAGCAGCGATGTCAGCAAACGTAAAACGGGCAATGGCGATCACTGCCAAGCTTAATCAACTAACGTTTAACGATGCGGACGAGATCCGGGCCCTATTCAGCGAACTGATTGGTAAAAAGGTTGACGATAGTTTTTTACTGATCCCTCCATTTTATACTGCCGGTGGCGACGAAATCTGTGTGGGGCATAATGTCTTCATTAATCAAAACTGCACGCTATATGACCTTGGCGGCCTTTGCATAGGAGACGATGTGATGATTGGGCCTAACGTAAGCATCATCACCACAGGGCATTCACTTGAACCATCGCAACGCCGCAAGGTCACCATTGGCAAGCCCATCGTTATTGAGCGAAACGTCTGGATTGCGGCCGGCGCAATAATTATAGGCGGAGTAACAATAGGAGAAAACTCGGTTGTGGCTGCAGGCGCTGTAGTTACCAGGAACGTTCCCCCAAATACCCTTGTCGGCGGAAATCCGGCCCGGGTTATTCGCTCCATTGGCGACGAATAA
- a CDS encoding lantibiotic dehydratase, translated as MADYQFIPDLILRIPLFSFERYQADNVQGIVSDPQFQYAIYLANPALHQVLLHKHFDISAFNDKELLSIKKYINRTCFRPTPFGCFASSTVVDWGQDDQILLKDKTHDHVHLLLDLEISLLLAKKLLKNNPYSRQLSLNPTIYRLKRTYRFVKTTHQEGVSALSFTLDSIKANNFIDSIVKLFKKGPLPEAHLLSLITSWGFQDTEATEFLNRLLASQILTTQLEPNLMGEDYLYRLINTSSAAANPLSLQLNTLYKKLNAAKPFAQEVLQEFDDEIKQLTADCTKKSSLNFYSNLERKKLSGSLHIKYQEQISMAITALRVLVPYASPQNLKDFITEFKTRFDRQKVPLLLTIDPDTGIVYGGASGSDKGPLLSKVKFSPTTKSSPVMEWTMVHQLLFQLWTNNTNRGTFEPIKLSPAHLSKLDQPPHPLPPSMMVMFREFGDQIFIENAGGCSGTSIIGRFTLFNDSILDLGRQIAQIEEQANPDIIFADIGILSDTHTDNINRRYPVYQYEIPINSVPAQPISQQIALSDLLVSVVNDEVVLESVSLKKVVQPRLSSAYNYAHNHLSIFKFLCDLQYQGTQNNLTFDLEYFFPGLKFYPRVSMGNVILSTAKWYLATSDIDYLNKATEKEGLDKILEIKRQINLPDLICLTRADQQLVFDLGKKEEVSLLLNCIAGAQQVKLQEYFLPQSSQSKVVIAGKPMVNQFITFLYQTNRVYPLKFSPQHVSDKKIKREFATGTEWLYFKIYCSPQVADHLLSDQILPLMAALEKKEVNSWFFIRYLESGYHLRLRLKVNPADIGRVMIKLNKQLAISLQSHEIKKLQTDTYTREIERYGADMIALVEEFFNTSSKLVVHFIKNRLPVYANYSLAIIDIDQLMRLFIPSVTDQISFLQLVADNFYQEFSGNKALKVDLDMKYRELKPEIQSLFNDPHFFKTLRLDKYHRSFLHQAAQVANAALHFTAERRIALLADMIHMHFNRLFTEDEREQEYIIYYCMLKYKLSIKARL; from the coding sequence ATGGCCGATTATCAGTTTATCCCCGACCTTATATTGCGGATCCCCTTATTTAGTTTTGAACGTTATCAGGCAGATAATGTACAGGGTATTGTCAGCGACCCGCAGTTTCAGTATGCTATTTACCTCGCTAACCCGGCATTACATCAGGTATTGCTCCATAAACATTTTGATATCAGCGCTTTTAATGACAAGGAATTATTAAGCATCAAAAAATATATCAACCGCACCTGTTTCAGGCCTACACCTTTTGGCTGTTTTGCTTCGTCCACGGTTGTGGATTGGGGGCAGGATGACCAAATCCTGCTGAAAGATAAAACACACGACCACGTTCATCTGCTTTTAGACCTGGAGATATCCTTACTATTAGCCAAAAAACTATTAAAGAATAACCCCTATTCCAGGCAATTATCTTTAAATCCAACCATTTATCGTTTAAAAAGAACTTACCGGTTTGTAAAGACCACGCACCAGGAAGGAGTATCGGCGCTATCTTTTACCCTCGATTCCATTAAGGCGAATAACTTTATTGACAGCATTGTTAAGCTGTTTAAAAAAGGGCCATTACCCGAAGCTCATCTGTTATCCCTTATCACCAGCTGGGGTTTTCAGGATACAGAAGCGACAGAGTTTTTAAACAGGCTGCTTGCCAGTCAGATTTTAACTACACAACTGGAACCCAATCTAATGGGTGAGGATTATTTGTACCGGTTAATAAATACATCTTCTGCAGCGGCCAATCCGCTTTCGCTTCAATTAAATACTTTATATAAAAAACTAAATGCAGCAAAACCCTTTGCGCAAGAAGTGTTACAGGAGTTTGACGATGAAATAAAACAACTAACAGCCGATTGTACAAAAAAAAGCAGTCTGAATTTTTATTCAAATCTGGAGCGAAAAAAGCTGAGTGGGAGTTTACATATAAAGTACCAGGAACAGATTTCGATGGCTATAACAGCCTTGCGGGTTTTAGTTCCATATGCTTCACCACAAAACCTTAAGGATTTTATAACGGAGTTTAAAACCCGGTTCGACAGGCAAAAAGTGCCGCTGCTCCTGACCATCGATCCGGATACAGGTATTGTATATGGAGGTGCTTCGGGCTCTGACAAGGGGCCACTCCTGAGCAAAGTTAAATTTAGCCCAACCACTAAGAGCTCTCCGGTAATGGAATGGACCATGGTTCACCAGTTACTATTTCAGCTTTGGACAAACAATACCAACCGCGGCACCTTTGAGCCCATCAAATTAAGCCCCGCTCATTTAAGTAAGCTTGATCAACCTCCACACCCGTTACCGCCATCGATGATGGTGATGTTCCGGGAGTTTGGTGACCAGATCTTTATCGAAAATGCAGGAGGCTGCTCGGGTACATCCATCATTGGGCGTTTTACCTTGTTTAATGATAGCATATTAGACCTCGGCAGGCAGATTGCTCAAATCGAGGAACAGGCCAATCCGGATATAATTTTTGCCGATATCGGGATACTATCAGATACTCATACCGATAATATCAACCGGCGGTACCCGGTTTATCAGTATGAAATCCCTATCAACTCTGTCCCTGCACAACCAATATCTCAACAGATTGCGCTATCTGATCTGTTGGTATCAGTAGTAAATGATGAGGTAGTACTGGAATCTGTTTCGTTGAAAAAAGTTGTACAGCCCAGACTAAGTTCGGCCTATAATTATGCACATAATCATTTAAGCATTTTTAAATTTTTGTGCGATCTTCAATACCAGGGCACTCAAAATAATTTAACTTTCGACCTCGAATATTTTTTCCCGGGCTTAAAATTTTATCCGAGAGTAAGCATGGGAAACGTTATCCTGAGTACAGCTAAATGGTATTTAGCAACCAGCGATATTGACTATCTGAATAAGGCAACCGAAAAAGAAGGCTTAGATAAAATACTGGAGATAAAACGGCAAATTAACCTGCCCGATTTGATCTGTTTAACCAGGGCCGATCAGCAGCTTGTTTTTGACCTCGGCAAAAAAGAAGAAGTATCGCTATTATTAAACTGCATAGCTGGTGCCCAACAGGTTAAGCTGCAGGAATATTTTTTACCCCAATCATCCCAATCTAAAGTAGTAATAGCAGGGAAACCGATGGTTAACCAGTTTATCACTTTTCTGTATCAAACCAATAGAGTTTACCCCTTAAAGTTTAGTCCGCAGCACGTATCTGATAAAAAAATTAAAAGGGAGTTTGCAACTGGGACTGAGTGGCTTTATTTTAAAATTTATTGCAGCCCTCAGGTAGCCGATCATCTATTATCCGATCAAATTTTACCGCTTATGGCTGCTTTGGAAAAAAAAGAGGTAAACTCCTGGTTCTTCATCCGTTACCTGGAATCGGGTTATCACCTGCGGCTCCGGTTAAAAGTAAATCCGGCTGATATTGGTCGGGTGATGATCAAATTGAACAAGCAGTTGGCCATTAGCCTGCAAAGCCATGAAATTAAAAAATTACAAACCGATACTTATACCCGGGAAATAGAGCGATATGGTGCTGATATGATAGCGCTTGTTGAAGAGTTTTTTAATACGAGTAGCAAGCTGGTAGTTCACTTCATAAAAAACCGGTTGCCGGTTTACGCCAATTATAGTCTGGCGATTATAGATATTGACCAACTAATGAGGTTATTTATACCATCCGTAACCGATCAAATATCTTTTTTACAGTTAGTAGCGGATAATTTCTATCAGGAATTTTCGGGCAATAAAGCTTTAAAAGTTGATCTGGATATGAAATACCGGGAATTAAAACCCGAAATTCAATCGTTGTTTAATGACCCTCATTTCTTTAAAACACTCAGGCTTGATAAATACCACAGGAGCTTTTTACACCAGGCGGCCCAGGTAGCCAACGCAGCCCTCCATTTCACTGCCGAACGCCGGATTGCACTGCTTGCCGATATGATCCACATGCACTTTAACCGTTTATTTACCGAAGATGAGCGGGAGCAGGAGTATATTATTTACTACTGCATGTTAAAATATAAACTATCGATAAAAGCCCGGCTTTAA
- a CDS encoding LytR/AlgR family response regulator transcription factor, whose product MNNSCQLSVIIVENDETDASTLKQYISRIPFLHLLTVCRTAIEALDLIYIKKPDIIIVDVNLPMMSGLELISGLTSQKPQIILTSAHQQYAFNGFELDVTDFLLKPFDYQRFIKAICKVKQRHYNLNSELSVKELAPKRNNLLADLNTRTATKPLSKEERFIWVKVDKKMMNLNTSEIVYVEGLRDYVKIHLAKINYVVNLTMTKTEELLGNSSFIRVNRSFIINKSFIICVKGNTIETSLNNSLPIGVNYKDAVKQLLFN is encoded by the coding sequence ATGAATAATTCTTGTCAACTATCTGTTATTATTGTTGAAAATGACGAGACAGATGCGTCTACATTAAAACAGTATATTTCCCGTATCCCGTTCCTCCACCTGTTAACGGTTTGCCGAACAGCTATTGAGGCATTGGATCTGATCTATATCAAAAAACCGGATATTATTATAGTGGATGTAAACCTCCCGATGATGTCTGGGCTGGAACTGATCAGCGGGTTAACATCACAGAAGCCCCAGATCATCCTGACGTCTGCCCACCAGCAATATGCCTTTAACGGTTTTGAACTTGATGTAACCGACTTTTTGTTAAAGCCATTTGATTACCAGCGCTTTATTAAAGCTATATGTAAGGTTAAGCAAAGGCATTATAATTTAAACAGCGAATTAAGCGTCAAAGAATTAGCGCCTAAACGTAATAACTTGCTGGCAGACCTCAACACCAGAACAGCTACAAAGCCTTTATCAAAAGAGGAGCGGTTTATATGGGTTAAGGTTGACAAGAAAATGATGAACCTGAATACTTCAGAAATTGTATACGTTGAAGGGTTAAGGGATTATGTAAAAATACACCTGGCTAAAATCAATTACGTGGTTAACTTAACCATGACCAAAACCGAAGAGCTCCTGGGCAACAGCAGCTTTATACGGGTAAACCGATCTTTTATCATTAATAAATCGTTTATCATTTGTGTTAAAGGCAATACCATTGAAACCAGCTTAAATAATTCTTTACCTATCGGTGTAAACTATAAAGATGCTGTGAAACAGTTGCTGTTTAACTAA
- a CDS encoding sensor histidine kinase, which produces MLENWFHIKVLRSIHLPYLFFVASIWRAIYFIGLSTCYWFALYSVYNKRKILQLENERMKSESRKILLEKDLLATHNSLLRAQINPHLLFNTLNYIYNTVYKSSEEAAEVIMLLSEITHYSFKSTGSNETVSLKDEIVAIENLIKLNQIRFNNKLCIELILKGDFEGIKIIPLVLLTFVENIFKYANLSDRDFPVQIYVGLDNGSLSFYTINKIGKTHSMPHNNSKLGLVNVKNRLENQYKRQYDLTINNRDGIFSIDLNINLHEHNKVLYN; this is translated from the coding sequence ATGTTGGAAAATTGGTTCCACATCAAAGTTTTAAGATCAATCCACCTGCCTTATCTCTTTTTTGTAGCCAGTATATGGCGCGCCATTTATTTTATTGGCCTGAGCACTTGTTACTGGTTTGCCTTATACAGTGTATACAATAAAAGGAAAATACTTCAGCTTGAAAATGAACGGATGAAATCTGAAAGCAGGAAGATATTGCTTGAAAAAGACCTGCTGGCTACGCATAACAGTTTACTCAGGGCGCAAATTAACCCGCACCTGCTATTTAACACCTTAAATTATATTTATAATACGGTGTATAAAAGCTCGGAAGAAGCGGCAGAGGTTATTATGCTTTTATCAGAGATAACCCATTATTCATTTAAATCAACAGGCAGTAATGAAACGGTTAGTTTAAAAGATGAAATAGTGGCGATAGAAAACCTGATTAAACTTAACCAAATACGGTTTAATAATAAGCTTTGTATCGAGCTAATATTAAAGGGCGATTTTGAGGGGATAAAAATAATTCCGCTGGTGCTGCTCACTTTTGTTGAAAATATATTTAAATACGCTAACTTATCAGATCGTGATTTTCCGGTACAAATTTATGTTGGATTAGATAACGGAAGCCTTAGCTTTTATACCATCAATAAAATAGGGAAAACTCATTCCATGCCTCATAATAATAGCAAATTAGGATTGGTGAACGTAAAAAACAGGTTAGAAAATCAGTACAAACGCCAATATGATTTAACTATCAATAACAGGGATGGTATATTCTCAATAGACCTAAACATAAACTTACATGAACACAATAAAGTGCTTTATAATTGA
- a CDS encoding LytR/AlgR family response regulator transcription factor: protein MNTIKCFIIDDESHAVDLLKDYIANTPDLTLLGTSNSPMEGLAAVRNNKPDILFLDIDMPMLNGLELSTLLDPQIKIIFVTGYANHAVEAFEKNALDFLLKPISYPRFLTCIKKVMGSMVEKDSVKTGEQEQGFFYIKSDFGKIVKIDHESIVYIEASNNFITIFLNDTDYKAYITLKDIELHLPESSFSRIHKSFIVNTNKIKFINGNQIFLANKKVLQLGATYRDLFFKKLDLSILKKR, encoded by the coding sequence ATGAACACAATAAAGTGCTTTATAATTGATGATGAATCACATGCTGTTGATTTACTTAAAGATTATATAGCTAATACACCTGACCTAACTTTATTAGGAACATCCAATAGCCCCATGGAAGGTTTGGCTGCTGTACGGAATAACAAACCCGATATTCTTTTTCTGGATATAGATATGCCTATGCTTAATGGCCTGGAATTATCAACCCTGCTCGACCCTCAGATTAAAATAATATTTGTTACCGGTTACGCCAACCATGCTGTGGAAGCTTTTGAAAAAAACGCACTCGATTTTTTGCTTAAACCAATCTCATACCCCCGGTTTTTAACCTGTATTAAAAAAGTGATGGGGAGCATGGTCGAGAAAGATAGCGTAAAAACAGGCGAACAGGAACAAGGCTTTTTCTATATAAAAAGCGACTTTGGTAAAATAGTAAAGATTGATCATGAAAGCATCGTTTACATAGAAGCCAGCAATAATTTTATTACCATTTTTTTAAACGATACCGATTATAAAGCCTACATAACCCTAAAAGATATAGAATTACACTTACCCGAAAGCAGTTTTAGCCGCATCCATAAATCATTTATCGTTAATACCAATAAAATTAAATTTATAAACGGCAACCAGATTTTTTTGGCTAACAAAAAAGTACTCCAATTAGGAGCAACCTACCGCGACCTGTTTTTTAAAAAATTAGATCTGAGTATTTTGAAAAAGCGTTGA